From a region of the Gottschalkia purinilytica genome:
- a CDS encoding FAD binding domain-containing protein translates to MAITTIGEYKKPKNPKEAYDLLMSQKDSLLIGGGAFIHLGPRHIGLAIDLSDTEMDYIKETDATIEIGATTTFREIETNELLKKYFDNLLSHSVENIVGVQLRNMVTVGGTVHAKYGFSDFITALRVLDTKVILHNGGEMTLDEFIDSKKEKDLLEKIIIKKENLRASFQMMRNSIADYAILNVAVSKGDNGFKIAVGARPGIGEFPKKAIEYLNSSEINEETADMAGKIASEELKFGTNGLGSSEYRTHLCHALVKSAILEVL, encoded by the coding sequence GTGGCAATTACTACAATAGGTGAATATAAAAAGCCTAAAAATCCTAAAGAAGCATATGATCTTTTAATGTCCCAAAAAGATTCGTTACTGATAGGGGGTGGAGCATTTATACATCTTGGACCGAGACATATTGGTTTAGCAATTGACTTATCTGACACAGAAATGGATTATATCAAAGAAACTGATGCTACAATTGAAATTGGTGCAACGACAACGTTTAGAGAGATTGAGACAAATGAACTTTTAAAGAAATATTTTGATAATTTATTATCTCATTCAGTTGAAAATATTGTAGGTGTTCAATTGAGAAACATGGTAACTGTAGGAGGAACTGTTCATGCTAAGTATGGATTTTCAGACTTTATTACAGCTCTTAGAGTTTTAGATACTAAAGTTATACTTCATAATGGCGGAGAAATGACTCTTGATGAATTTATTGACTCCAAAAAAGAAAAAGACCTTCTTGAAAAAATTATTATAAAAAAAGAAAACTTAAGAGCATCTTTCCAAATGATGAGAAACTCTATTGCAGATTATGCAATTCTTAATGTTGCAGTTTCTAAAGGAGATAATGGTTTTAAAATAGCTGTAGGTGCAAGACCAGGTATAGGAGAATTTCCTAAAAAAGCAATAGAATATCTAAACTCTAGTGAAATCAATGAAGAAACAGCAGACATGGCAGGTAAAATTGCTTCAGAGGAGCTTAAATTCGGAACTAATGGACTAGGCTCAAGTGAATATAGAACTCACCTTTGTCATGCACTTGTGAAATCTGCAATACTGGAGGTGCTATAA